Proteins encoded within one genomic window of Thiothrix litoralis:
- a CDS encoding leucyl aminopeptidase family protein, which yields MFTQEKPADSVALHPLTPQTWRVLADALSAAEYQWATLHDFSAKAGQLCLLPDGQGGISKVLVGYDAAEGVRWAVAALPNKLPRGHYHLVCDWSEAETLQASIGWGLGYYRFEQYTKPDNKARPVLYLASAQQKRAQAFVQAVTLVRDLINQPANHMMPEHLSAATAQLAETFGADFRELVGDELLAQNYPAIHAVGRASKHAPRLLSLRWGNPEHPAVTLVGKGVCFDTGGLDIKPSQYMRFMKKDMGGAAHVLGLAQLIMQLQLPVQLRVLIPAVDNAIGGDAFRPGDILSTRAGKSVEVDNTDAEGRLVLCDALADAVNHKPDVLLDFATLTGAARVALGTEIPVFFSNNKSLTAKLQAVSEVSEELIWNLPLHKAYFEQLKSACADFTNSGGSYGGAITAALFLNEFVPENIPWAHFDVMAWNNRERAGRPTGGEAMGLFAIYHYLETVYRNQ from the coding sequence ATGTTTACACAAGAAAAACCCGCAGACTCGGTTGCGTTGCATCCCTTGACCCCGCAGACGTGGAGGGTGCTGGCTGATGCGTTGTCTGCTGCCGAATACCAGTGGGCAACACTGCACGATTTCAGCGCAAAAGCTGGTCAGCTTTGCTTGCTGCCGGACGGGCAGGGCGGCATCAGCAAAGTGTTGGTGGGCTATGATGCGGCGGAAGGGGTGCGTTGGGCGGTGGCGGCATTGCCCAACAAGTTGCCACGCGGGCATTACCATCTGGTTTGCGACTGGTCAGAGGCTGAAACCTTGCAAGCCAGTATCGGCTGGGGTTTGGGTTATTACCGCTTTGAGCAGTACACCAAGCCGGATAACAAGGCCAGACCTGTGTTGTACTTGGCAAGCGCTCAGCAGAAACGTGCGCAAGCCTTCGTGCAAGCGGTGACGCTGGTGCGTGACCTGATCAATCAGCCCGCCAATCACATGATGCCTGAGCATTTGTCAGCCGCTACCGCGCAATTGGCAGAGACGTTTGGAGCAGATTTCCGTGAACTGGTTGGTGATGAATTGCTGGCGCAAAATTATCCGGCAATCCACGCGGTGGGACGTGCCAGTAAACATGCGCCGCGCTTACTGAGCTTGCGCTGGGGAAACCCTGAGCATCCGGCGGTGACGTTGGTGGGTAAGGGGGTGTGTTTTGATACCGGCGGCTTGGATATTAAACCCTCGCAATACATGCGTTTTATGAAAAAGGACATGGGCGGTGCGGCGCACGTCTTGGGTCTGGCGCAGTTGATCATGCAGTTGCAATTGCCCGTGCAACTGCGGGTGCTGATCCCGGCGGTTGATAATGCCATCGGTGGCGATGCCTTCCGCCCCGGTGACATTCTGTCTACCCGTGCGGGTAAGTCGGTGGAAGTGGACAATACCGATGCCGAAGGGCGTTTGGTGTTGTGCGATGCCTTGGCAGATGCGGTCAACCACAAGCCTGATGTGCTGCTGGATTTTGCCACGCTGACAGGTGCTGCGCGGGTGGCGCTTGGCACGGAAATCCCAGTTTTTTTCAGTAATAACAAATCATTGACAGCAAAACTTCAGGCGGTTTCAGAGGTTTCCGAAGAGCTGATTTGGAACTTGCCTTTGCACAAGGCTTATTTTGAGCAATTGAAAAGCGCTTGTGCTGACTTTACCAATAGCGGTGGCAGTTACGGTGGGGCGATTACAGCCGCTTTGTTCCTGAATGAATTTGTGCCCGAGAATATTCCGTGGGCGCACTTTGACGTGATGGCTTGGAACAACCGTGAGCGTGCCGGACGTCCGACGGGTGGTGAGGCGATGGGATTATTCGCCATTTACCACTATTTGGAAACCGTTTATCGGAATCAATGA